The sequence below is a genomic window from Prosthecobacter dejongeii.
GACAACGTGAAGGAGGCCAACGCGAGCAGCGTGACGAGGGTCACGGTGAGACCCGATATTATCCGCACGGATTGGTTGGTTCGTAGGATCTCAGGAGAGACGGGGGAGTCGTGTTGCGGGGGCTCGGGCAGAGCATCTTTAAAGGCCATTCATGAAAAAAACATGCCGGAAAATTCTCGTCAATTCCCCCTGACAAACCACCGGTAGGGCTGTTATAGCGCACTGGTTTGGGTGCCAGTTCTCAGGCACCTCCAGCACCGTGGCGGCAAGCTATGCTAGGCGTAATCCGCCTAACATCATGTGCGATAGAGCGGGCGGGCACTATTCCACAATGATATCGACGACAACTGGCCTGTGATCACTTCCCGCCATGTTTAAGACCTGGGCCACGGGCCGCCCGAGGTCTCGCGTGAAGATGTGATCAAAGCAGGCATCTGGATACCGGCCCTCGCCTGCAATCGTGATACGATCCTTGTGAGGCATCCCCTCAAACGTCCAAAAGAACCCTGCTTGCTCAAACTTCCGAAGCGTGCTGTCTCCCACCAAGCTTACCTGGTCATAAGAAGTGTTGAAGTCACCGCAGACTAAAGCCGCCTCTCCTGGCTTAACTTGAGTTTTAACGTGCGCTAACAGCTGCTCGGCAGCGTCCTCCCGTTTGGCCGTGTTTTTGACGGGGTCGCCAAGGTTGCTCTTCAGGTGCAGCCCATAGACGTTGAGAGGCTTTCCAGAGACCTGAAGCCGTGCATAGACATACCCTCGGGGGGCGTTGGCCCAACCTCGTTTCCAGGCCTCCGCCCAAGCTGCATCCGCAGGGAACTTTGAGAGAATGGTGATTTGCTGTTCACCGGGTGTCCCACTGAACCCATCCTGGAAGCGGCTGGTAACGTGGACTTTGAAGCCGGGCAGCTCCTTGGCCAGCTGTTCAGCCGCAGCTTCATTGCGAACCTCTTGCAACACGATGACGTCGGCCCGCAGCTGTGGCAGCACCATGGACACCTCTTTGAAATGCTCGTCACGCTCAGCCTGGGTGGCAGCGGGTTTGCGGCCCGGAAACCACTCAAGGTTCCACGTCGCGACCCGCACCACTTCTGTGGATTGCGCGGAGGCACAGAGGAAGGTTAGCAGAATCAGCCGCCACATATTTTGCAGCCGATGCCTTCGTTGGGACCACAGGCGCGTCCACCTCTAAAGTAACGGCAACCTGAGTTGTGACGTTTGCCGGTTGAGCTGATCGTGTAAGCCATCCCGGATTCACTGGCAGGAAGCTGCGGCGTCAACGATTGCGTGCGAGACGGGACTGGAGAGGGCGTATTAGCGACGGCCTGCCGCCGCAGGTTGGCGTTTTCTTGCTGGAGCTGGGCCACCTGGGCTTCGAGTTCTTTGATGCGGCGCAGCATACTTTCCGGGTCGGGTTTATACTGCGCAAGGAGGCTTGCACGTGACTCCGGCGTCAGTTTATCCAGGGCGATCCGCAGAACGCCGAAGTCGCTCATCACAGTGGCCTCGGTGTCGGTTGTGGAAACGACCCGTCCCTTGAGGCGTGAACCGTCCTTTAACAGGAGTTCGCTCATGACTTCAGCAGCTTGGCCCACTGGCCAAAAGAGGCTGCCGAAGACAAGTATTAGGAGAGCACAGCGATTCATCATCTAACAATGCCAACTAGGCTCCCTTCTGTCCAACAGAATACAGGAGAGCCTAGCGCTTGATGGTTCGCGCAAGACTACCCATCTCCACAAACACAAGCTCACTTCAACAAATTGAGTAGTTACGAGCTTTCCGCTATAAACTTGAAACT
It includes:
- a CDS encoding endonuclease/exonuclease/phosphatase family protein, with the translated sequence MWRLILLTFLCASAQSTEVVRVATWNLEWFPGRKPAATQAERDEHFKEVSMVLPQLRADVIVLQEVRNEAAAEQLAKELPGFKVHVTSRFQDGFSGTPGEQQITILSKFPADAAWAEAWKRGWANAPRGYVYARLQVSGKPLNVYGLHLKSNLGDPVKNTAKREDAAEQLLAHVKTQVKPGEAALVCGDFNTSYDQVSLVGDSTLRKFEQAGFFWTFEGMPHKDRITIAGEGRYPDACFDHIFTRDLGRPVAQVLNMAGSDHRPVVVDIIVE